The genomic window TGCGAAACTCGTGGGCCGCGCGCGCAATTGCATTTTCATTTTGCTCAATGGCGCGCCCAGTCACAGCGACACCTTCGATTTGAAACCCGGCGCTTACACGCCAGCGGACTTCAATCCAACCACCAAAAACGGCGTGCTCTTCCCGCAGGGGTTGATGCCGAATCTGTTCAACCAACTGGACAAGATCGCCATTGCCCGCAATCTGCGTTCGCCCGCGCTCGTGCATGGTTTGCAACAGATTTGGGCGCAGATCGGACGCAACCCGACTTCGCAACTGGGCAAAGTCGCGCCCAATCTCGGTTCGGTTGTCGCGTTGGAATTCGAGAAAGAACGCCAGGCCAATCAAAAGCTGCCGGGCTTCCTCGCGCTCAATGCTGGCACCATCGTCGGCTCAGGCTATTTCAATCCACGCTATACGCCTTTCGAGGTGGCAGCGGCGGCGACGGGGTTGGGGAATCTGACCAATGCGGATGGCGCAACCAATTTCAACACGCGCTATGACATGCTGGCCGATTTAGACGGCGGGCTGCGTGCCGGCACAAATGGGCCGGACATCAAGGCGATGGATGATTTCTATCAGCAAAGCCGCGCGTTGATGTACAACCCTGAAGTTGACACGGTCTTCCGCTTTGACGCCACCGATCAAACCCGTTACGGCAATTCAGGCTTCGGCAACGGCTGCATTGTGGCGCGCAATCTGTTGAAGGCCAATCTCGGCACTCGCTACATCCAGTTGGGTCTCGGCGGCTGGGATAATCACTCCAACATTTATGGTGCGGCGGGCGCGCGCAACGGGGCGATTTATGGCCCGGCGACGCAATTGGATCGTGGGCTGAGCAACCTCATCACCGATCTGGCGGCAGCGCCCGGCACACGCGGCGGCACGTTGCTCGATGAAACCCTGATCGTGTGGATGGGTGAATTTGGGCGCACCGTCGCGGCGCCGAACGGCAACGGCGGGCGCGATCACTTCTTCCAGCAATTCTGCGGCTTCGCGGGCGGCGGCATCAGCGGCGGACGCACCGTCGGCATCACCGATAGCGTTGCGCGCAACGTGGTCGAACCCGAATGGTCGCAAGGCCGCCCCTCGGCGGCGGAAGACATGGCGGCGACCATCTATTCGGCGCTCGGCATTGATTACACGACGAAGCGTTTCGACGATCCG from Acidobacteriota bacterium includes these protein-coding regions:
- a CDS encoding DUF1501 domain-containing protein; the encoded protein is MTDHLHPDHSCEVCQPMKPANRPMFGPIFGRRTFIKSTAAGLTGAFISPWASHVQAATSTAVGAKLVGRARNCIFILLNGAPSHSDTFDLKPGAYTPADFNPTTKNGVLFPQGLMPNLFNQLDKIAIARNLRSPALVHGLQQIWAQIGRNPTSQLGKVAPNLGSVVALEFEKERQANQKLPGFLALNAGTIVGSGYFNPRYTPFEVAAAATGLGNLTNADGATNFNTRYDMLADLDGGLRAGTNGPDIKAMDDFYQQSRALMYNPEVDTVFRFDATDQTRYGNSGFGNGCIVARNLLKANLGTRYIQLGLGGWDNHSNIYGAAGARNGAIYGPATQLDRGLSNLITDLAAAPGTRGGTLLDETLIVWMGEFGRTVAAPNGNGGRDHFFQQFCGFAGGGISGGRTVGITDSVARNVVEPEWSQGRPSAAEDMAATIYSALGIDYTTKRFDDPFGRGFEYVPFASEGAWYPMLELFSRAIDNSKRIPETGRDTGGRPISN